Proteins found in one Anopheles aquasalis chromosome 3, idAnoAquaMG_Q_19, whole genome shotgun sequence genomic segment:
- the LOC126576225 gene encoding LOW QUALITY PROTEIN: transient receptor potential cation channel protein painless-like (The sequence of the model RefSeq protein was modified relative to this genomic sequence to represent the inferred CDS: inserted 1 base in 1 codon), whose amino-acid sequence MEQREYRNAIIRAVAQEDMHYSVKRKNLEAFVDALTKGADVNKRTRKQETGDITSTFEHCLTMKGMAKFIEACLKHGAHAATLNPSSNKYPIHLAVETCDFHNLQELVKSHLLLIDQKFNGCTALFMLFEMLTTENYGNVFECIKVLLEQGADINTSDPDEKSPIAILVSGNDSWRKPILEYCFAHHYVDVDIKMSATNNELIRDVIQKHFPDVAMPVKITESDSISISVLETILMNDTEIVFLEACRLFRAKEKSAKPDSEHASPCNVHMIPDDDLENLLFKAVLKSKLKAIALLLEPSWRNVPFSEVDWIVRSLSWVLHTCCDFGNVKVLEWCLNTTSKPVTGPMYQDSLLSSIDDELCAQGYSTMLSQLIQQMDPTVDMNVCPFFKCMQLLLQDGRIDIDKKSGFLQTTALHCAANFKVAHAQELLLSKGATLRARNLFNQLLISAIDPMVLEKYLDSCVSSRFQSHTDNKYYMXMDLSNIVRSPKKTVKTKNDSNDELLLILNLAHSSDKKHLLQHPLIYIILLQKWLRLRMFYYSNLLLCTAFSVLFFLYVTLLYGRDDAPNFWYWPTCAFLIVLLICMGVRELVQFCLNAKEYIRSVENYVEIILIAGAAYVLYLDYINDGQTAVPALIAILPALNLTLLVGSLPILSLSTHMVMLKTVSKNFFECFLLYAIILVTFAASFYTLFRETNSKGNVTQGIEQQETVGENITEILKSLKDSVDILSLKIQHKNGDEVTKTTLNDDEEQSFDTFENFPLSIVKTIVMLTGELNVSDMPLTGAIPYIILVIFVFFVPIVLANLINGLAISDIAAIKAESEIIGLVQRVTVIHKLETALENPKIAQYIPNCFRESRQPMLRFTNGCIVLSEMDVIPYIYAWWKTSKTSEHLKYAVWLLISKPTEDRDNEMGSIGLEFATDEFLKNFHQIRLDIDDRTVKYMLNNYTTASGNRGTGRE is encoded by the exons ATGGAGCAACGAGAATATCGCAATGCGATTATTCGCGCCGTTGCACAG GAAGATATGCACTATAGtgttaaaagaaaaaatctgGAAGCATTCGTTGATGCCCTTACCAAAGGAGCGGATGTAAataaaagaacaagaaaacaagaaacaggAGATATTACTTCTACCTTTGAACATTGTTTGACAATGAAAGGAATGGCGAAATTTATCGAGGCGTGCCTTAAGCATGGCGCTCACGCTGCAACT CTCAATCCATCCTCCAACAAGTACCCCATTCATCTGGCAGTCGAAACCTGTGATTTTCATAACCTGCAAGAGCTGGTCAAAAGCCACCTCTTACTTATCGATCAAAAGTTTAACGGATGTACCGCATTATTTATGCTGTTTGAGATGCTGACAACAGAAAATTACGGGAATGTGTTCGAATGCATTAAGGTGTTGTTGGAACAAGGTGCCGATATTAACACAAGTGACCCGGATGAAAAATCTCCCATCGCGATTCTGGTGTCTGGAAATGATAGCTGGCGAAAACCTATCCTAGAGTATTGTTTCGCACACCATTACGTCGATGTGGATATCAAAATGTCAGCTACAAACAATGAATTGATACGGGATGTCATCCAGAAACATTTCCCTGATGTTGCCATGCCTGTGAAAATAACGGAATCGGATTCGATATCGATTTCAGTTCTGGAGACAATATTAATGAATGATACGGAGATAGTATTTCTTGAAGCCTGCCGGCTGTttagagcaaaagagaaatcAGCGAAACCCGATAGTGAGCATGCAAGCCCTTGCAACGTGCATATGATACCTGATGACGATTTGGAGAATTTGTTATTTAAGGCTGTCTTGAAAAGTAAGCTGAAGGCTATCGCTTTGCTACTCGAGCCCTCCTGGAGGAACGTACCGTTTTCCGAAGTTGATTGGATAGTTAGGTCGCTTTCGTGGGTACTACACACGTGCTGCGACTTTGGAAACGTAAAGGTGCTCGAGTGGTGTCTAAACACCACATCGAAGCCTGTAACTGGACCGATGTACCAGGATAGCCTCCTATCCTCTATCGATGATGAATTGTGTGCCCAAGGTTACAGTACTATGCTTTCGCAACTGATACAGCAGATGGATCCGACCGTTGACATGAacgtttgtcctttttttaaatgcatgCAGTTGTTGCTGCAAGACGGGCGCATCGATATCGATAAAAAGAGCGGATTTTTGCAAACTACAGCACTACATTGTGCGGCTAATTTCAAGGTAGCTCATGCTCAAGAGCTACTTCTTTCCAAAGGGGCCACATTACGCGCCAGAAACTTGTTTAACCAATTACTGATTAGTGCGATAGACCCAATGGTGctggaaaaatatttggatTCTTGCGTGTCTTCTCGCTTTCAGAGTCATACAGACAATAAATATTACA CGATGGATTTATCAAATATTGTGAGGTCGCCAAAGAAAACGGTCAAAACAAAGAATGATTCAAACGATGAATTGCTGCTAATTTTAAACTTGGCACATTCATCTGACAAAAAACATCTTTTACAACATCCACTGATTTATATAATTTTGTTGCAAAAGTGGCTCAGATTAAGAATGTTCTACTACTCTAATCTATTGCTGTGCACTGCATTTTCTGTACTATTTTTTCTCTACGTGACGCTGCTCTACGGACGTGATGATGCGCCGAATTTTTGGTATTGGCCTACATGCGCATTTTTAATTGTACTACTAATTTGTATGGGAGTGAGAGAACTGGTTCAATTTTGTCTTAACGCGAAAGAATACATACGATCCGTGGAAAATTATgttgaaattattttaatcGCTGGTGCCGCATACGTATTGTATTTGGATTATATCAACGATGGACAAACTGCAGTACCAGCATTGATTGCAATATTACCTGCTCTCAATCTAACTCTGCTGGTGGGATCGCTTCCAATATTATCCTTATCAACCCACATGGTTATGCTGAAAACGGTTTCTAAAAATTTCTTTGAGTGCTTTTTGCTTTACGCGATCATTTTGGTAACATTTGCCGCTAGCTTCTACACATTGTTTCGAGAAACCAATTCAAAAGGCAATGTAACACAGGGCATCGAACAACAAGAGACCGTTGGCGAAAATATAACCGAAATTCTGAAGTCTCTTAAGGATtcagtagatattttaagccTTAAGATACAGCACAAAAATGGGGATGAGGTGACGAAAACCACATTGAATGACGATGAAGAACAGTCGTTCGATACGTTTGAGAATTTTCCTTTATCGATTGTAAAGACAATCGTTATGCTAACAG GAGAACTGAACGTATCAGACATGCCACTTACGGGTGCTATACCATACATCATACTTGTaatatttgtgtttttcgttcCGATTGTTCTTGCGAACCTGATCAATGGTCTGGCAATCAGCGATATAGCG GCTATCAAAGCGGAATCGGAGATAATTGGCCTTGTACAACGTGTTACTGTAATCCACAAGCTTGAAACCGCCTTGGAGAATCCAAAAATTGCGCAATATAT TCCTAATTGTTTTAGAGAATCCCGACAACCGATGCTGCGTTTTACGAACGGATGTATTGTGCTTTCTGAAATGGATGTAATCCCATACATTTACGCCTGGTGGAAGACAAGCAAAACATCCGAACATCTGAAATATGCGGTTTGGTTATTGATATCGAAACCTACTGAAGATAGAGACAATGAAATGGGATCGATCGGTTTAGAATTTGCTACTGATGAGTTCCTTAAAAATTTCCATCAGATTCGCTTGGACATAGACGACAGAACTGTAAAATATATGTTAAACAACTATACAACCGCATCTGGAAACCGTGGAACCGGTAGAGAATGA